A region of Subtercola boreus DNA encodes the following proteins:
- a CDS encoding MurT ligase domain-containing protein: MGVRTSAAVAVGRAVRVAARLRGGGSAIPGTVALRIAPRFLEDTISAIPRGVVAVSGSNGKSTTTNMLAAILREHGLKVFTNPSGGNLPQGIASSVLSQVSVGGRLDADIAILEVDEGYGPKLAKLLKPRTVLLLNIQIDQLNRYHEPDRVVRMLEQVALTATTSLILNRDDNHLVDLDTRIPGSREVSFFGASPELISGAAHGVASADRFGDVHAEAGGREAAVTVTALGDSSATLSVDGTQIEVRLPARGLHYALDAAGAAATARSVLGADFRPEKVTAALGGLSTVYGRGELLEVGGESIEIIMMKNPASLQLNLDSLATEPEQVFMAIDEGTPDPSWIYDIDLSALSHVDVITGSKAWQFAVRLGYAGIPVGSVDLDVRAALRQFLALPRPTNGRKTMILNYEQMMGIRKILGFKELEGGGQA, translated from the coding sequence GTGGGAGTTCGCACCAGCGCGGCCGTCGCAGTCGGTCGGGCTGTCCGGGTCGCCGCGCGTCTGCGTGGCGGTGGCTCGGCCATCCCGGGCACCGTCGCTCTTCGCATCGCACCCCGTTTTCTCGAAGACACCATCTCGGCCATCCCCCGCGGGGTGGTCGCGGTGTCGGGTTCCAACGGCAAGTCGACCACCACGAACATGTTGGCGGCCATCCTCCGTGAACACGGCCTGAAGGTGTTCACGAACCCCTCGGGAGGCAATCTCCCGCAGGGCATCGCGTCGTCCGTGCTGTCGCAGGTGTCTGTGGGCGGCCGGCTCGACGCCGACATCGCGATCCTCGAGGTGGATGAGGGCTACGGCCCCAAGCTCGCGAAGCTGCTGAAGCCCCGTACAGTTCTGCTGCTGAACATCCAGATCGACCAGCTGAACCGGTACCACGAGCCGGACCGGGTGGTGCGGATGCTCGAACAGGTCGCCCTGACAGCGACCACCTCGCTCATCCTGAACCGGGACGACAACCATCTCGTCGATCTCGACACGCGCATCCCGGGCTCGCGTGAGGTGTCGTTCTTCGGTGCCAGCCCCGAGCTGATCTCGGGTGCCGCTCATGGGGTGGCGTCGGCCGACCGGTTCGGCGACGTGCACGCTGAGGCCGGCGGCCGCGAAGCTGCGGTCACAGTCACGGCTCTCGGCGACTCGAGTGCGACGCTCAGTGTCGACGGTACACAGATCGAGGTGCGGCTCCCCGCACGCGGGTTGCACTACGCCCTGGATGCCGCGGGCGCTGCCGCCACGGCCCGATCCGTTCTCGGAGCCGACTTCCGCCCCGAGAAGGTCACAGCTGCCCTCGGCGGTCTCTCGACGGTCTACGGTCGCGGCGAGCTCCTGGAGGTGGGCGGCGAGAGCATCGAGATCATCATGATGAAGAACCCCGCGAGCCTGCAGCTGAACCTCGACTCGCTGGCGACAGAGCCCGAGCAGGTGTTCATGGCGATCGACGAGGGGACGCCGGATCCGTCGTGGATCTACGACATCGACCTCTCCGCCCTCTCGCACGTCGATGTGATCACCGGGTCGAAGGCGTGGCAGTTCGCTGTGCGGCTCGGCTATGCGGGTATCCCGGTCGGCTCCGTCGACCTCGACGTGCGCGCGGCGCTCCGCCAGTTCCTTGCGCTCCCGCGCCCCACGAACGGTCGCAAGACGATGATTCTCAACTACGAACAGATGATGGGGATTCGCAAGATCCTCGGATTCAAGGAACTGGAAGGCGGCGGCCAGGCATGA
- a CDS encoding MFS transporter: protein MNSKRSWFIFGIAALAYVSAVLQRTTLGVAGVSAAERFDTSAAILSSLAVVQLIVYAALQIPNGVLIDRVGPKALIVIGTVVMVAGQLTLAFSTDIGIAILGRILVGAGDSAVFISVIRLVNSWFSGRIVPQLSQWMGNIGAIGQILSAVPFAIVLHAAGWTTAFASAASVGVLAFILSLVVLADRPADAPVATQPTLRAVMARLGPTLRRPGTQLGFWSHFVTQSSGTVFTLFWGFPFMVSALGYSPALASGLLVVIVLVGLVSGPILGVLTARFPLRRSNLVIGIVVVLGIVWTAVLVWPVAPPFWLIVLLVVAMGAGGPGSLIGFDFARTFNPPHTLGSANGVVNVGGFTASFVMLFLIGVVLDALHGAGFSANLYDVGAFRIAFCVQYVIIGAGVLFLLNARRRARLQLEEDEGISVGPLWVALSAAWSRKRT from the coding sequence GTGAATTCAAAACGGTCGTGGTTCATCTTCGGGATCGCCGCCCTGGCCTATGTGTCGGCGGTGCTCCAGCGAACCACGCTCGGGGTCGCGGGAGTCTCTGCGGCTGAACGCTTCGACACCTCGGCGGCCATCCTGTCGAGCCTGGCCGTCGTACAGCTGATCGTCTACGCGGCGCTGCAGATCCCGAACGGCGTGCTGATCGACAGGGTCGGGCCGAAGGCGTTGATCGTGATCGGCACCGTCGTGATGGTGGCCGGGCAGCTCACCCTGGCCTTCTCGACAGACATCGGTATCGCGATCCTCGGTCGCATCCTGGTCGGCGCAGGCGACTCGGCGGTCTTCATCTCCGTGATCCGGCTGGTGAACTCCTGGTTCTCCGGGCGGATCGTGCCGCAGCTGTCGCAGTGGATGGGCAACATCGGGGCGATCGGCCAGATCCTGTCCGCCGTGCCGTTCGCGATCGTGCTGCACGCGGCCGGCTGGACGACGGCGTTCGCCTCGGCGGCTTCCGTGGGGGTGCTGGCGTTCATCCTGAGCCTCGTGGTGCTCGCCGATCGTCCGGCCGACGCCCCGGTCGCGACGCAGCCGACGCTCCGGGCGGTGATGGCGCGCCTCGGCCCGACCCTCCGCCGGCCCGGAACGCAACTCGGGTTCTGGTCGCACTTCGTGACCCAGTCGTCTGGCACGGTGTTCACCCTGTTCTGGGGTTTCCCGTTCATGGTCTCGGCCCTCGGCTACAGCCCCGCACTCGCCTCTGGCCTGCTGGTCGTCATCGTGCTGGTCGGGCTGGTGTCCGGCCCGATCCTCGGTGTGCTCACCGCCCGCTTCCCGCTCCGCCGGTCGAACCTGGTGATCGGGATCGTCGTGGTGCTCGGCATCGTCTGGACGGCGGTGCTCGTCTGGCCCGTCGCACCGCCGTTCTGGCTGATCGTGCTCCTCGTGGTCGCGATGGGCGCGGGCGGTCCGGGTTCGCTGATCGGGTTCGATTTCGCCCGCACGTTCAACCCGCCGCACACCCTCGGCTCCGCGAACGGTGTGGTCAATGTGGGCGGTTTCACGGCGAGTTTCGTGATGCTGTTCCTGATCGGCGTGGTGCTGGATGCGCTCCACGGTGCGGGCTTCAGTGCGAACCTCTATGACGTGGGCGCGTTCCGGATCGCCTTCTGCGTGCAGTACGTCATCATCGGGGCCGGCGTGCTCTTCCTTCTGAACGCCCGGCGGCGGGCGCGCCTTCAGTTAGAAGAGGACGAGGGAATATCTGTGGGGCCGCTGTGGGTTGCACTGTCTGCGGCCTGGTCCCGAAAGCGGACTTGA
- a CDS encoding RNA polymerase sigma factor, with the protein MATTKAPAAKAAAPKTSSAAKAAVKTPAKTAAPKATKTAARGKATASKAKADPDTEDEDAEGVDDAAELETDTTDEVVAVVADGDAAPETAANDDDSDDDSSKGAASEALPTGALVLSLVDDDDDVPVYSSAITGATADPVKDYLKQIGKVALLNAAEEVELAMRIEAGLFAEDKLANSEGLSPSAKRELQWVAKDGQRAKSHLLGANLRLVVSLAKRYTGRGMQFLDLIQEGNLGLIRAVEKFDYTKGFKFSTYATWWIRQAITRAMADQARTIRIPVHMVEVINKLARVQRQMLQDLGREPTPEELSRELDMTPEKVVEVQKYGREPISLHTPLGEDGDSEFGDLIEDTEAVVPADAVGFTMLQKQLESLLDSLSEREAGVIRMRFGLGDGMPKTLDQIGDTFGVTRERIRQIESKTMAKLRHPSRSQSLRDYLE; encoded by the coding sequence ATGGCCACCACGAAGGCTCCCGCGGCAAAAGCCGCAGCCCCGAAGACCTCCTCTGCCGCGAAGGCGGCAGTCAAGACCCCCGCCAAGACGGCGGCCCCCAAGGCCACCAAGACAGCTGCCCGCGGCAAAGCGACGGCCAGCAAGGCGAAGGCCGATCCCGACACCGAAGACGAGGATGCGGAGGGCGTCGACGACGCCGCCGAACTCGAGACCGACACGACCGACGAGGTGGTTGCCGTCGTCGCCGACGGTGACGCCGCGCCCGAAACTGCCGCGAACGACGATGACTCCGACGACGACAGCTCGAAGGGCGCAGCGTCCGAAGCGCTCCCGACGGGTGCGCTGGTGCTGTCGCTCGTCGACGACGACGACGATGTGCCGGTCTACTCGAGCGCCATCACCGGCGCGACAGCAGACCCGGTCAAGGACTACCTGAAGCAGATCGGAAAGGTCGCCCTGCTGAACGCGGCCGAAGAGGTCGAGCTCGCCATGCGCATCGAGGCCGGACTGTTCGCCGAGGACAAGCTCGCGAACTCCGAGGGCCTCAGCCCCTCGGCCAAGCGCGAACTGCAGTGGGTCGCCAAAGACGGCCAGCGCGCGAAGAGCCACCTGCTCGGCGCCAACCTCCGGCTCGTCGTGTCCCTCGCGAAGCGTTACACCGGTCGCGGAATGCAGTTCCTCGACCTCATCCAGGAGGGCAACCTCGGCCTCATCCGTGCGGTCGAGAAGTTCGACTACACCAAGGGCTTCAAGTTCTCGACCTACGCGACCTGGTGGATCCGCCAGGCCATCACCCGCGCCATGGCCGACCAGGCCCGCACCATCCGCATCCCGGTGCACATGGTCGAGGTCATCAACAAACTCGCCCGCGTGCAGCGCCAGATGCTCCAGGACCTCGGCCGCGAGCCCACGCCCGAGGAACTCAGCCGTGAACTCGACATGACGCCCGAGAAGGTCGTCGAGGTGCAGAAGTACGGCCGCGAACCCATTTCGCTCCACACTCCGCTCGGTGAAGACGGCGACAGCGAATTCGGTGACCTCATCGAGGACACCGAGGCCGTCGTCCCCGCCGACGCTGTGGGCTTCACGATGCTGCAGAAGCAGCTCGAGTCGCTGCTCGATTCGCTCTCCGAACGCGAGGCGGGCGTGATCCGCATGCGCTTCGGCCTCGGTGACGGTATGCCGAAGACCCTCGACCAGATCGGCGACACGTTCGGTGTGACGCGCGAGCGCATCCGCCAGATCGAGTCGAAGACCATGGCCAAGCTCCGTCACCCGTCGCGGTCGCAGTCCCTGCGCGACTACCTCGAATAA
- a CDS encoding DUF7455 domain-containing protein → MQSIATETNVVGDLHASRQLTGADRCDSCGAQAYIRVEMNSGDLLFCAHHGREVHAKLFPIAKSWHDESDRLLEQR, encoded by the coding sequence ATGCAATCAATTGCAACAGAGACCAACGTGGTGGGCGATCTGCATGCGAGCCGCCAGTTGACCGGCGCAGACCGCTGCGATAGCTGCGGTGCGCAGGCGTACATCCGTGTCGAGATGAACAGCGGTGACCTGCTGTTCTGCGCACACCACGGCCGTGAGGTGCACGCCAAGCTGTTCCCGATCGCGAAGAGCTGGCACGACGAGTCCGACCGACTGCTCGAGCAGCGCTAG
- a CDS encoding DNA gyrase/topoisomerase IV subunit A — MTPRPPEPAPDIVENIEDIDVSSEMQGSFLEYAYSVIYSRALPDARDGLKPVQRRIIYQMSVMGLRPDRGHVKSARVVGDVMGKLHPHGDASIYDALVRLAQSWTLRLPLVDGHGNFGSLDDGPAASRYTEARPAPAALYMTDGLDEDVVDFIPNYDNTEVQPDVLPAAYPNLLVNGASGIAVGMATNMAPHNLIEVVAGARYLITHPEATVDDLMQFIPGPDLPGGGTIVGLAGIRDAYATGRGAFKTRAKVSVETLTARKVGLVVTELPYLVGAEKVISKIKDGVNSKKLQGISDVTDLTDRVNGLRLVIGIKTGFSPEAVLEQLYRQTPLEDSFNINNVALVNGSPQTLGLKQLLQVYVDHRIQVTTRRTQYRLTKRRERLHLLLGLLIAILDIDEVIQVIRNSDDTEQARTRLIDVFDLDTLQADYILELRLRRLTRFSRIELETERDQLLKEIEHLEALLGSKALIRQTVSEELDEVADALGTPRRTLLTEARPAPASTAAARKAQVSLELADVPCRVFLSTTGRTMRVDLPTPAEVVSGGGELPSPASPAPARASGALPRRSKHDAVRSVVDTSTRTEIGAVTNLGRVLRMSVLDLPVAPANSVQLGAGVRIADYLTLDAKRERVIALVSLTSEVPIALGTKLGTVKRVTPGDWPNRPDFELVTLKAGDEVVGAAQPGESSNLVFVASDAQLLHFPASAVRPQGRLAGGMAGISLGSGATVIAFSAVEAAAAVAPGASDGAAAGAAEPIAGELAETSAARVVVVTVASSSGTLPGTDAGSAKVSEFAEFPPKGRATGGVRAHRFLRGEDALQLAWVGPAPALAVGSDGAVRTLPDPGAKRDASGTPLAAAVGSVGSAATLD; from the coding sequence ATGACGCCGAGACCACCCGAGCCCGCCCCCGACATTGTCGAGAACATCGAAGACATCGATGTGTCGAGCGAGATGCAGGGCTCCTTTCTCGAATATGCCTACTCGGTCATCTACTCGCGCGCGCTCCCGGATGCCCGTGACGGCCTGAAGCCGGTTCAACGCCGCATCATCTACCAGATGAGCGTGATGGGCCTCCGCCCCGACCGCGGCCACGTGAAGTCGGCGCGGGTCGTCGGCGACGTGATGGGCAAGCTCCACCCGCACGGTGACGCCTCCATCTACGACGCCCTGGTGCGCCTCGCCCAGAGCTGGACCCTCCGTCTCCCGCTCGTCGACGGCCACGGCAACTTCGGCTCGCTCGACGACGGCCCCGCCGCGTCGCGGTACACCGAGGCGCGGCCCGCCCCCGCCGCCCTCTACATGACCGACGGCCTCGATGAAGACGTCGTCGACTTCATCCCCAACTACGACAACACCGAAGTGCAACCGGATGTGCTGCCCGCGGCCTATCCGAACCTGCTGGTGAACGGTGCGAGTGGCATCGCCGTCGGCATGGCAACGAACATGGCCCCGCACAATCTCATCGAGGTGGTGGCCGGTGCCCGGTACCTGATCACGCATCCCGAGGCGACGGTGGATGACCTGATGCAGTTCATCCCGGGCCCCGACCTCCCGGGCGGCGGCACGATCGTGGGTCTCGCGGGCATCCGTGACGCCTACGCCACCGGTCGCGGCGCCTTCAAGACCCGCGCAAAGGTGAGCGTCGAGACGCTGACCGCACGCAAGGTCGGCCTGGTCGTCACTGAGCTGCCCTACCTCGTCGGCGCAGAGAAGGTCATCTCGAAGATCAAAGACGGCGTGAACTCGAAGAAGCTGCAGGGCATCTCCGATGTGACCGACCTCACCGACCGGGTCAACGGACTGCGGCTCGTGATCGGCATCAAGACCGGGTTCAGCCCAGAGGCGGTGCTCGAGCAGCTCTACCGCCAGACTCCGCTCGAGGACTCCTTCAACATCAACAACGTCGCTCTGGTGAACGGCAGCCCGCAGACGCTCGGGTTGAAGCAACTGCTGCAGGTCTACGTCGACCACCGCATCCAGGTGACGACGAGGCGCACGCAGTACCGGCTGACGAAGCGGCGGGAGCGGCTGCATCTGCTGCTCGGGCTGCTGATCGCGATCCTCGACATCGACGAGGTCATCCAGGTCATCCGCAACTCCGACGACACCGAACAGGCCCGCACCCGGCTGATCGATGTCTTCGACCTCGACACGCTGCAGGCCGACTACATCCTCGAATTGCGCCTCCGACGGCTGACGCGGTTCTCGCGCATCGAGCTGGAGACCGAACGCGACCAGCTGTTGAAGGAGATCGAGCACCTCGAGGCTCTGCTGGGCAGCAAGGCTCTCATCCGGCAGACCGTCTCCGAGGAGTTGGATGAGGTCGCCGACGCCCTCGGAACACCCCGCCGAACCCTCCTGACAGAAGCCCGCCCCGCTCCGGCGTCGACGGCCGCCGCCCGGAAGGCCCAGGTCTCCCTCGAGCTGGCCGACGTGCCGTGCCGCGTGTTCCTCTCGACCACCGGGCGCACCATGAGGGTCGACCTGCCGACACCGGCCGAGGTCGTCTCCGGCGGCGGCGAGCTTCCCTCCCCCGCCTCACCGGCACCGGCCCGCGCCTCGGGCGCGCTCCCGCGCCGCAGCAAGCACGATGCTGTTCGCTCGGTCGTCGACACCTCGACCCGCACCGAGATCGGTGCCGTCACGAACCTCGGCCGCGTGCTCCGGATGAGCGTGCTCGACCTGCCCGTTGCGCCGGCGAACTCGGTGCAGCTCGGAGCCGGTGTGCGCATCGCCGACTACCTGACGCTCGACGCCAAGCGGGAACGCGTGATCGCGCTGGTCTCGCTCACCTCGGAGGTGCCGATCGCGCTCGGCACGAAGCTCGGCACCGTCAAGCGCGTGACCCCGGGCGACTGGCCGAACCGGCCCGACTTCGAGCTGGTCACGCTGAAGGCAGGCGACGAGGTGGTCGGTGCGGCACAGCCCGGCGAGTCGTCGAACCTCGTCTTCGTGGCGTCGGATGCCCAGCTGCTGCACTTCCCGGCCTCCGCCGTGCGCCCCCAGGGCCGTCTCGCCGGCGGCATGGCGGGGATCAGCCTCGGTTCGGGCGCAACCGTCATCGCGTTCAGCGCGGTGGAGGCGGCGGCCGCGGTCGCGCCGGGTGCTTCGGACGGTGCAGCAGCTGGCGCGGCGGAGCCCATCGCGGGCGAGCTCGCCGAGACATCCGCAGCCCGCGTGGTGGTCGTGACGGTGGCGTCGAGCTCGGGAACACTGCCCGGCACCGATGCAGGCTCAGCGAAGGTCTCGGAGTTCGCTGAGTTCCCCCCGAAGGGGCGCGCCACGGGTGGTGTGCGTGCGCACCGGTTCCTCCGCGGCGAGGATGCGCTGCAGCTCGCCTGGGTGGGCCCCGCTCCCGCCCTCGCCGTGGGCTCGGACGGTGCTGTGCGCACGCTTCCCGATCCCGGCGCGAAGCGCGACGCCTCCGGCACTCCCCTGGCGGCCGCCGTCGGCTCGGTCGGCTCCGCCGCCACCCTCGACTGA
- a CDS encoding type 1 glutamine amidotransferase, with product MSELPTASRPEAPASERLNILHLFPRTLGMNGENGNVDILVHRAEARGLSVTVKRYEDGDSLPAAVDLVFIGSGPVSAQLETHPYLSVVAPPLRALAAHDVPILAVGAGFQLLGESVTLADGSVLTGAGVFPVTTVVAGERVVGDFVVSSPVLGTVVGFENRGSYVDIGDATPIGHVVYGRGNVAANGPGASAGAAAIAASGATAEGTVRVAPDDRVEGYWVGNLVGTHLHGPVLANNPALADWLLTAALARRGDTLPAAPASLAEIDRRAAKARDTIAAAPLSE from the coding sequence ATGAGCGAGCTCCCCACCGCTTCCCGGCCCGAGGCACCCGCGTCGGAGCGGTTGAACATCCTGCATCTCTTCCCGCGCACGCTCGGGATGAACGGTGAGAACGGCAACGTCGACATCCTCGTGCACCGGGCCGAGGCCCGCGGACTCAGCGTGACGGTGAAGCGGTACGAAGACGGCGACTCCCTGCCCGCCGCGGTGGACCTGGTGTTCATCGGCAGCGGACCGGTCTCCGCCCAGCTCGAGACGCACCCGTACCTGAGCGTGGTGGCGCCGCCGCTTCGTGCGCTGGCTGCGCACGACGTGCCGATCCTCGCGGTCGGCGCCGGATTCCAGCTGCTCGGGGAGTCGGTGACGCTCGCCGACGGCAGCGTCCTCACGGGCGCTGGCGTGTTCCCGGTGACGACGGTCGTGGCCGGTGAGCGCGTCGTGGGTGACTTCGTCGTGTCGTCACCCGTGCTCGGCACGGTGGTCGGGTTCGAGAACCGCGGATCGTACGTCGACATCGGCGATGCAACGCCGATCGGTCATGTCGTGTACGGTCGCGGGAATGTGGCCGCAAACGGTCCCGGCGCGTCTGCGGGTGCGGCGGCGATCGCTGCCTCGGGGGCGACCGCCGAAGGCACCGTGCGGGTGGCTCCGGATGACCGTGTCGAGGGTTACTGGGTCGGCAACCTGGTCGGCACCCACCTCCACGGTCCGGTGCTCGCGAACAACCCCGCCCTCGCAGACTGGTTGCTCACCGCAGCGCTCGCCCGCCGCGGTGACACGCTCCCCGCGGCGCCTGCCTCGCTCGCCGAGATCGACCGCCGCGCCGCCAAGGCCCGCGACACCATCGCCGCCGCCCCCCTCTCCGAGTAA
- a CDS encoding DNA gyrase/topoisomerase IV subunit B: protein MASSDYSARHLSVLEGLEAVRKRPGMYIGSTGPKGLMHCLWEIIDNSVDEALGGHGDEISITLHADNSVEVRDRARGIPVDIEPRTGLSGVEVVFTKLHAGGKFGSGSYAASGGLHGVGASVVNALSERLDVEVDRDGKTYAMSFHRGEPGNFADAPGAAPSPSAPFTPFEKQSELRVIGKVKRGVTGTRIRYWADPQIFTETTEFQTSELVDRARQTAFLVSGLALDITDNRGEVPLHESFKYEGGLAEFVDFLAPDAPLTDTWRLEGSGTFTETVPVLSEAGAMVPTELTRDCAVDIALRWGTGYETEVKTFVNIISTPKGGTHLAGFEAGLLRFLRKTVEDNARRLKVGNDKLDKEDVLAGLTAVLTVRLPEPQFEGQTKEILGTPSVRGIVTNVITKTLTERFASTKRDDKTQTALVLDKVVAEMKSRISARAHKETQRRKNALESSSLPAKLVDCRSSDVTGSELFIVEGDSALGTAKQARNSEFQALLPIRGKILNVQKASVSDMLSNAECASMIQVIGAGSGRTFDLSAARYGKIILMSDADVDGAHIRTLLLTLFFRYMRPMIDAGRVFAAVPPLHRVVVMNPGTKPNETIYTYSEAELNGVLAGLKKSNKKYQDPIQRYKGLGEMDADQLALTTMDKAHRMLRRVRVDDAAAAERTFELLMGDDVAPRKEFIIAGSDTMSKDRIDT, encoded by the coding sequence TTGGCATCGTCCGACTACTCGGCCAGGCACCTGTCGGTTCTGGAGGGTCTCGAGGCAGTGCGGAAGCGGCCCGGCATGTACATCGGATCGACCGGCCCGAAAGGGTTGATGCACTGCCTCTGGGAAATCATCGACAACTCGGTCGACGAGGCGCTCGGCGGGCACGGCGACGAGATCTCGATCACCCTGCACGCCGACAACAGTGTCGAGGTGCGCGACCGGGCCAGAGGCATCCCGGTCGACATCGAGCCGCGCACCGGCCTCAGCGGTGTCGAGGTCGTCTTCACCAAACTGCATGCCGGCGGCAAGTTCGGTTCGGGATCGTACGCCGCATCCGGTGGCCTGCACGGCGTCGGCGCCTCGGTGGTCAATGCGTTGAGCGAGCGACTCGATGTGGAGGTCGACCGTGACGGCAAGACCTATGCCATGTCGTTCCACCGCGGCGAGCCCGGCAACTTCGCCGATGCCCCAGGCGCAGCCCCGTCCCCGAGCGCACCGTTCACTCCGTTCGAGAAGCAGAGCGAACTGCGGGTGATCGGCAAGGTGAAGCGCGGAGTGACGGGAACGCGCATCCGCTACTGGGCCGACCCGCAGATCTTCACGGAGACGACCGAGTTCCAGACCTCGGAGCTGGTGGACCGTGCCCGCCAGACCGCCTTCCTCGTCTCGGGGCTCGCCCTCGACATCACCGACAATCGCGGCGAGGTGCCGCTGCACGAGTCGTTCAAGTACGAGGGCGGGCTGGCCGAGTTCGTCGACTTCCTGGCTCCGGATGCCCCGTTGACCGACACCTGGCGCCTCGAGGGTTCGGGCACCTTCACGGAGACCGTTCCCGTGCTGAGCGAGGCCGGCGCGATGGTTCCCACCGAGCTCACCCGCGATTGCGCCGTGGACATCGCCCTCCGTTGGGGAACCGGCTACGAGACGGAGGTGAAGACCTTCGTGAACATCATCTCCACCCCGAAGGGCGGCACCCACCTCGCCGGCTTCGAGGCGGGGCTTCTGCGCTTCCTCCGGAAGACCGTGGAAGACAATGCGCGCCGCCTGAAGGTCGGCAACGACAAGCTCGACAAAGAAGACGTGCTCGCCGGTCTGACCGCCGTGCTCACCGTGCGCCTCCCCGAACCGCAGTTCGAAGGGCAGACGAAAGAGATCCTCGGCACGCCCTCCGTGCGCGGCATCGTCACGAATGTGATCACGAAGACGCTCACCGAACGGTTTGCGTCGACGAAACGCGATGACAAGACGCAGACGGCCCTCGTGCTCGACAAGGTCGTGGCCGAGATGAAGTCGCGCATCTCCGCTCGGGCGCACAAAGAGACCCAGCGCCGCAAGAACGCGCTCGAGAGCTCGTCGCTCCCGGCAAAACTGGTCGACTGCCGGTCGAGCGACGTGACCGGCAGCGAACTGTTCATCGTGGAGGGCGACTCAGCCCTCGGCACGGCCAAGCAGGCGCGCAACAGTGAGTTCCAGGCGCTGTTGCCGATCCGCGGCAAGATCCTGAACGTGCAGAAGGCCTCGGTCAGCGACATGCTCTCGAACGCCGAGTGCGCGTCGATGATCCAGGTGATCGGAGCCGGATCGGGCCGCACGTTCGACCTCTCGGCCGCGCGGTACGGCAAGATCATCCTGATGAGCGACGCCGACGTCGACGGGGCGCACATCCGCACCCTGCTGCTGACGCTGTTCTTCCGCTACATGCGGCCGATGATCGACGCCGGGCGGGTCTTCGCGGCCGTGCCGCCGCTGCACCGCGTCGTGGTGATGAACCCCGGTACGAAGCCGAACGAGACGATCTACACGTACTCCGAGGCTGAACTGAACGGCGTGCTCGCGGGCCTGAAGAAGAGCAACAAGAAGTACCAGGACCCGATCCAGCGCTACAAGGGCCTCGGCGAGATGGATGCCGACCAGCTCGCGCTCACCACGATGGACAAGGCGCACCGCATGCTCCGCCGGGTGCGGGTGGATGACGCGGCCGCCGCCGAGCGCACCTTCGAGCTCCTCATGGGTGACGACGTGGCCCCCCGCAAAGAGTTCATCATCGCCGGCAGCGACACCATGTCGAAGGACCGCATCGACACCTGA
- a CDS encoding proteasome assembly chaperone family protein, which translates to MKDPTELFELADEVDLIPEGLPLVAALTGFTDAGAAVSQFGEYMLDTLNNRVVAEFDPDILLDYRARRPIVDFDQDHLSDYQPQTLRLYLVSDELGQQFLFLHGFEPDFRWEQFTAAVLHLVDRFQVKTTTWVHAIPMPVPHTRSIGVTVSGNRVELTDAMSVWRPHTQVPANVLHLAEYRLQQLGHPIAGFVLLIPHYLADTEYPLAAVASLESISAATGLIFPTDRLREEGREFLTKIDQQVKANTELEKLVGTLEERHDSYMQNAGLRSPLTDEDGELPSADEIAAELENFLAIKRRGDDSGPGFGGL; encoded by the coding sequence ATGAAGGATCCGACTGAGTTGTTCGAATTGGCAGACGAGGTCGACCTGATCCCCGAGGGCCTGCCCCTGGTGGCGGCCCTCACCGGTTTCACCGACGCCGGAGCGGCTGTCAGCCAGTTCGGTGAGTACATGCTCGACACGCTGAACAATCGCGTGGTCGCCGAGTTCGATCCCGACATCCTGCTCGACTACCGGGCCCGCCGGCCGATCGTCGACTTCGACCAGGACCACCTGAGCGACTACCAGCCGCAGACCCTCCGCCTGTATCTCGTCAGTGACGAGCTAGGCCAGCAGTTCCTGTTCCTGCACGGATTCGAGCCCGACTTCCGCTGGGAGCAGTTCACGGCCGCGGTACTCCACCTCGTCGACCGGTTCCAGGTCAAGACCACGACGTGGGTGCACGCGATCCCGATGCCGGTGCCCCACACCCGCTCGATCGGTGTGACAGTCAGTGGCAACCGGGTCGAACTGACCGACGCGATGTCGGTGTGGCGGCCGCACACGCAGGTTCCGGCGAACGTGCTGCACCTGGCCGAGTACCGGTTGCAGCAGCTGGGCCACCCCATCGCGGGGTTCGTGCTGCTCATCCCGCACTACCTCGCCGACACCGAGTACCCGCTCGCCGCTGTCGCCTCGCTCGAGAGCATCAGCGCCGCGACCGGGCTCATCTTCCCGACCGACAGGCTGCGTGAAGAGGGTCGTGAGTTCCTGACGAAGATCGACCAGCAGGTCAAGGCGAACACCGAGCTCGAGAAGCTCGTGGGCACGCTCGAGGAACGCCACGACAGCTATATGCAGAACGCGGGGCTCCGGTCACCGCTCACCGATGAAGACGGGGAGCTGCCGTCGGCCGACGAGATCGCGGCAGAGCTCGAGAACTTCCTGGCGATCAAGCGGCGCGGCGATGACTCGGGGCCGGGGTTCGGCGGGCTGTAG